One region of Blattabacterium cuenoti genomic DNA includes:
- a CDS encoding aminotransferase class V-fold PLP-dependent enzyme codes for MFSKEKIQKIRNEFPILKKKIYSNPLVYIDNAATTQKPLQVIKASQYYYSKINSNIHRGTYFLSKEATIYVENVRKKIQKFIHAKYPSEIIFTKGTTESINLVSSSVRFLIKKGDEIIISYVEHHSNIVPWQILCEKKRAILKIIPIQKNGFLKLKDFELLISEKTKIVSVTHISNVLGIVNPIKYIIEKAHKYGALVLIDGAQVPSNLDLDMQDLNADFYAFSAHKMYGPTGVGVLYGKKEILNRIYPYQFGGEMIKNVSFKKTTYSDLPFKFEAGTPNIEGIVVWGSAIDFVEKIGISNIQSYKKKLVMYAIKCLSSIDEIQFYGEIENPSIRSGIISFNLKKLHCFDVGSVLDRLGIAVRTGHLCAQPLMNFFKVSGMIRVSFSVYNTFKEIDYLLEGILKARKLLLKY; via the coding sequence ATGTTTTCAAAAGAAAAAATACAAAAAATAAGGAATGAATTTCCAATTTTAAAAAAGAAAATATATTCTAATCCTTTAGTTTATATAGATAACGCAGCTACAACTCAAAAACCTTTACAAGTAATTAAAGCTTCTCAATATTATTATTCTAAAATAAATTCTAATATACATCGTGGAACATATTTTCTTAGTAAAGAAGCAACCATTTATGTAGAAAATGTAAGAAAAAAAATTCAAAAATTTATTCATGCAAAATATCCTTCAGAAATTATATTTACAAAAGGAACTACAGAATCTATTAATTTAGTATCTTCTAGTGTTAGATTTTTGATAAAAAAAGGAGATGAAATTATTATTTCTTACGTAGAGCATCATTCTAATATTGTTCCATGGCAAATTCTTTGTGAAAAAAAAAGAGCTATTTTAAAAATAATTCCTATTCAAAAAAATGGATTTTTAAAATTAAAAGATTTTGAATTATTAATTTCTGAAAAAACAAAAATAGTATCTGTTACTCATATATCTAATGTTTTGGGAATAGTTAATCCTATAAAATATATTATAGAAAAAGCTCATAAATATGGAGCTTTAGTTTTAATTGATGGAGCTCAAGTTCCATCTAATTTAGATTTAGATATGCAAGATTTAAATGCAGATTTTTATGCTTTTTCTGCACATAAAATGTATGGACCTACTGGAGTTGGAGTTTTATATGGAAAAAAAGAAATATTAAATCGTATTTATCCTTATCAATTTGGAGGTGAAATGATTAAAAATGTAAGTTTTAAAAAAACAACTTATTCTGATTTACCTTTTAAATTTGAAGCTGGAACTCCAAATATAGAAGGAATAGTAGTTTGGGGATCTGCTATAGATTTTGTTGAAAAAATAGGAATATCAAATATTCAATCTTATAAAAAAAAACTAGTAATGTATGCTATAAAATGTTTAAGTTCTATTGATGAAATTCAATTTTATGGAGAAATAGAAAATCCTTCTATAAGATCCGGAATTATTTCTTTTAATTTAAAAAAATTACATTGTTTTGATGTAGGAAGTGTTTTAGATCGTTTAGGAATTGCTGTTCGTACAGGACATTTATGTGCACAACCTTTAATGAACTTTTTTAAAGTTTCTGGAATGATTCGTGTTAGTTTTTCTGTGTATAATACTTTTAAAGAAATAGATTATTTATTAGAAGGAATTTTAAAAGCAAGAAAATTATTATTGAAGTATTAA
- the sufD gene encoding Fe-S cluster assembly protein SufD has translation MQLKDEINLLISEKKFFIKEKNSHIFLLQQKHIDLFLKKKGFSFIEKKNNYKDINYIFYQDYHIFFNKKKENIKYEEIEKLIFIKNKKSILFIFIDGEYNSYFSHLNVDTKNIILSNISSQKEDIIKIYYDKLSYKYNIFYTLNTLFSRDSVYIYIPNNVIVNVPIEILHISTGIESNIMLNTRNLIIVGEGSHVKIIEHHKSLKKHSSFINTATEIYALNNSKIDYYKIQDDLFKTSMIDNTFLKQKKNSICNMYTFSFKGDKIKNNLNFYSCGEKTYSYLYGISLLSGKQFLDNQTLIKHSYSNTYSYQLYKNILCRKSKGIFNGKIIINKSIKKVNAFQKNNNIVLSDEAYMYTKPQLEIYSNNVKCSHGCTIGNIQESELFYLQSRGIPEKNSKILLLLSLLEEILKSINILKLKKFIYKKIKEKLDK, from the coding sequence ATGCAATTAAAAGACGAAATAAATTTATTAATCTCAGAAAAAAAATTTTTTATAAAAGAAAAAAATTCTCATATTTTTTTATTACAACAAAAACATATTGATTTATTTTTAAAAAAAAAAGGATTTTCTTTTATTGAAAAAAAAAATAATTATAAAGATATTAATTACATCTTCTATCAAGATTACCATATTTTTTTTAATAAAAAAAAAGAAAATATAAAATATGAAGAGATAGAAAAATTAATTTTTATAAAAAATAAAAAATCTATTCTATTTATTTTTATAGATGGTGAATATAATTCTTATTTTTCTCATTTAAATGTAGATACAAAAAATATAATATTATCAAATATATCTTCACAAAAAGAAGATATCATTAAAATTTATTATGATAAATTATCATATAAGTATAATATATTTTATACTTTAAATACATTATTTTCAAGAGATAGTGTATATATTTATATACCTAATAATGTTATTGTGAATGTACCTATAGAAATATTACATATTTCTACAGGTATAGAATCAAATATAATGTTAAATACAAGAAATTTAATTATAGTAGGAGAAGGTTCTCATGTCAAGATCATTGAACATCATAAATCTTTAAAAAAACATTCATCTTTTATAAATACTGCAACTGAAATTTATGCTTTAAATAACAGTAAAATTGATTATTATAAGATTCAAGATGATTTATTTAAAACTTCTATGATAGATAATACTTTTTTAAAACAAAAAAAAAATAGTATATGTAATATGTATACTTTCTCTTTTAAAGGAGATAAAATTAAAAATAATTTAAATTTTTATTCTTGTGGAGAAAAAACTTATTCTTATTTATATGGAATTTCTCTTCTTTCAGGAAAACAATTTTTAGATAATCAAACTTTAATAAAACATTCATATTCAAATACATATAGTTATCAACTATATAAAAATATTTTATGTAGAAAATCTAAAGGTATTTTTAATGGAAAAATAATAATTAATAAATCTATAAAAAAAGTAAATGCTTTTCAAAAAAATAATAATATTGTTCTTTCTGATGAAGCATATATGTATACTAAACCACAGTTAGAAATTTATTCTAATAATGTAAAATGTTCACATGGATGTACTATAGGAAATATTCAAGAATCTGAATTATTTTATCTTCAATCAAGAGGAATACCTGAAAAAAATAGTAAAATATTATTATTGCTTTCTTTATTAGAAGAAATATTGAAATCTATTAATATTTTAAAATTGAAAAAATTTATCTATAAAAAAATAAAAGAAAAATTAGATAAATAA
- the sufC gene encoding Fe-S cluster assembly ATPase SufC: MLNIKNLHVSIGSKKVLKGINLKINEGETHVIMGPNGSGKSTLASIIAGKKEYDINEGCIYFFDKDIINFSPEKRAHLGIFLSFQHPIEIPGISVINFIKTAINFIRKKKNMKKMSAKEMLSSIKEKSSLLNIEKNFLYRHLNDGFSGGEKKKNEIFQMMMLNPLLSILDEVDSGLDIDALRIVSKGINSFKNKKNSILIITHYKRLLDYIISDYTIHVLYDGKIIKSGNHKLAEKLEKEGYDWIKK; encoded by the coding sequence ATGTTGAATATAAAAAATTTACATGTTTCTATAGGAAGTAAAAAAGTTCTTAAAGGAATTAATTTAAAAATTAATGAAGGTGAAACTCATGTTATTATGGGTCCTAATGGTTCTGGAAAAAGTACTCTTGCTTCTATAATAGCTGGTAAAAAAGAATACGATATTAATGAAGGTTGTATTTATTTTTTTGATAAAGATATAATAAATTTTTCACCTGAAAAACGTGCTCATTTAGGAATATTTCTTTCTTTTCAACATCCAATAGAAATACCAGGAATTTCCGTTATTAATTTTATTAAAACAGCTATAAATTTTATTCGTAAGAAAAAAAATATGAAAAAAATGTCAGCTAAAGAAATGCTTTCATCAATAAAGGAAAAATCCAGTTTATTAAATATTGAAAAAAACTTTCTTTATAGACATTTAAATGATGGATTCTCAGGAGGAGAAAAAAAAAAGAATGAAATATTTCAAATGATGATGTTAAATCCTTTATTGTCTATACTAGATGAAGTTGATTCTGGTTTAGATATAGATGCTTTACGTATAGTTTCTAAAGGAATTAATTCTTTTAAAAATAAAAAAAATTCTATATTAATTATTACTCATTATAAGAGATTATTAGATTATATTATTTCAGATTATACAATACATGTTTTGTATGATGGAAAAATCATTAAATCAGGAAACCATAAATTAGCTGAAAAGCTAGAAAAAGAAGGATATGATTGGATTAAAAAATAA
- the sufB gene encoding Fe-S cluster assembly protein SufB — protein MEKNNKTLENFTNSEYKYGFYTPIESDKISIGLNESIIHKITEKKNEPKWMLEWRLESYSIWKKMKPPKWANIKYKIPKFQDISYYSAPKKKIDLNNLKEVDPELINTFKKLGVSIETKNTLGVATDIVLDSISLTTTFQKKLKEKGIIFCSINEALKKYPFFVKKYLGSVVSKKDNFYAALNSAVFSDGSFCYIPKGIRCPMELSTYFRINESGIGQFERTLIIADKNSYVSYLEGCTAPQRKENQLHAAVVEIIALENSEIKYSTVQNWFPGNKNGEGGVFNFVTKRGLCEKKAKISWIQVETGSSITWKYPSCILKGDFSIGEFYSLALTKDFQQADTGTKMIHIGKNTKSVIISKGVSTGKAQNSYRGLVKIFSKAINSRNFSQCDSLLIGDQCGAHTFPYIHVCNSTSKIEHEATTSKIGKDQIFYCNQRGIDTDKAISLIVNGFSNEVLKKLPMEFAVEAQKLLEISLEGSVG, from the coding sequence ATGGAAAAAAATAATAAAACATTAGAAAATTTTACTAATTCTGAATATAAATATGGATTTTATACTCCAATAGAATCTGATAAAATTTCAATTGGTTTAAATGAAAGTATTATTCATAAAATAACAGAAAAAAAAAATGAACCAAAATGGATGTTAGAATGGAGATTAGAATCTTATTCTATATGGAAGAAAATGAAACCACCTAAATGGGCTAATATAAAATATAAAATACCAAAATTTCAAGATATAAGTTATTATTCTGCACCTAAAAAAAAAATAGATTTAAATAACTTAAAAGAAGTTGATCCAGAATTAATAAATACATTTAAAAAATTAGGTGTTTCTATAGAAACAAAAAATACTTTAGGAGTAGCTACAGATATAGTATTAGATTCAATATCATTAACTACTACATTTCAAAAAAAATTAAAAGAAAAAGGTATAATATTTTGTTCTATTAACGAAGCTTTAAAAAAATATCCATTTTTTGTAAAAAAATATCTTGGATCAGTTGTTTCAAAAAAAGATAATTTTTATGCAGCTTTAAATTCAGCTGTTTTTTCAGATGGTTCTTTTTGTTATATTCCAAAAGGAATACGTTGTCCTATGGAATTATCAACATATTTTCGTATTAATGAAAGTGGTATAGGTCAATTTGAAAGAACTTTAATTATTGCAGATAAAAATTCTTATGTTAGTTATTTAGAAGGATGTACAGCACCACAAAGAAAAGAAAATCAATTACATGCAGCTGTTGTAGAAATTATTGCTTTAGAAAATTCTGAAATAAAATATTCTACTGTTCAAAATTGGTTTCCTGGAAATAAAAATGGAGAGGGTGGAGTTTTTAATTTTGTAACAAAACGTGGATTATGTGAAAAAAAAGCAAAAATATCTTGGATACAAGTAGAAACTGGTTCTTCTATTACGTGGAAATATCCATCTTGTATTTTAAAAGGAGATTTTTCAATTGGAGAGTTTTATTCTTTAGCTTTAACTAAAGATTTCCAACAAGCAGATACAGGTACAAAAATGATCCATATAGGAAAAAATACTAAAAGTGTTATTATATCAAAAGGAGTATCTACTGGAAAAGCTCAAAATAGTTATAGAGGTTTAGTAAAAATATTTTCTAAAGCTATTAATTCTCGTAATTTTTCTCAATGTGATTCTTTATTGATAGGTGATCAATGTGGAGCACACACCTTTCCATATATTCATGTATGCAATTCAACATCTAAAATAGAACATGAAGCTACTACTTCAAAAATAGGAAAAGATCAAATTTTTTATTGTAATCAAAGAGGAATAGATACAGATAAAGCTATTTCTTTAATAGTTAACGGTTTTAGTAATGAAGTATTAAAAAAATTACCTATGGAATTTGCGGTAGAAGCACAAAAACTTTTAGAAATTTCTTTAGAAGGATCCGTTGGATGA
- a CDS encoding HesB/IscA family protein, with amino-acid sequence MVFISEKAKTKLVTLMKEEGLSQDVSFVRLGVKDGGCSGMSYQLTFDDKKQKKDKLFKHEKMKILVDENSFPYLEGTTLEYSDGLNGKGFYFNNPKAKHTCGCGKSFSS; translated from the coding sequence ATGGTATTTATATCTGAAAAAGCCAAAACTAAGTTAGTTACTCTTATGAAAGAGGAAGGTCTTTCTCAGGATGTTTCTTTTGTTAGATTAGGAGTAAAGGATGGAGGATGTTCAGGAATGTCTTATCAACTTACTTTTGATGATAAAAAACAAAAAAAAGACAAACTTTTTAAACATGAAAAAATGAAAATATTAGTAGATGAAAATAGTTTTCCTTATTTGGAAGGAACAACATTAGAATATTCAGATGGATTAAATGGTAAAGGATTTTATTTTAATAATCCTAAAGCAAAACATACATGTGGGTGTGGAAAAAGTTTTTCATCATAA
- a CDS encoding DUF192 domain-containing protein has product MKKMNIYFSVIIITIISFLIFSSERIYYDSDFFLDVGNQLDIKFIKYGELYMKNKNSIIKKIDIELAYKTTEKINGLKYRSSLKEDQGMLFILNQKEEYKKINMENMRIPIDIIYINQFNTVCFINKSVSPMRKIDIFNFSHSTIIKYVLEINAGMSDKWGIKNGVTNIFMDF; this is encoded by the coding sequence ATGAAAAAAATGAATATTTATTTTTCTGTAATCATTATTACAATCATATCTTTTTTAATATTTTCCTCTGAAAGAATATATTATGATTCTGATTTTTTTTTAGATGTAGGAAATCAATTGGATATTAAATTTATAAAATATGGAGAATTATATATGAAAAATAAAAATTCCATTATAAAAAAAATAGATATAGAATTAGCTTATAAAACTACAGAAAAAATAAATGGGTTAAAATATAGATCTTCCTTAAAGGAGGATCAAGGAATGTTATTCATTTTAAATCAAAAAGAAGAATATAAAAAAATAAATATGGAAAATATGCGAATTCCTATAGATATTATTTATATAAATCAATTTAATACTGTTTGTTTTATAAACAAATCTGTTAGTCCTATGAGAAAAATAGATATTTTTAATTTTTCACATTCCACAATAATAAAATATGTTTTAGAAATTAACGCTGGAATGTCTGATAAATGGGGTATTAAAAATGGAGTTACAAATATTTTTATGGACTTTTAA